AAGTGGAGCGGCGCTTACCGCGGCGCTACCAGCACGTTCGAGGCGGCCGCGAAGAACGGCTTGGTGGTGGGGTCGTCGAGCTGAATCTGCAGCAGGCGGCTGCCGTCACCCGTCTTGCCCAGCAGCGCGGTGACCACGCCCTGGCCCGCCGTGCAGAATACGTGTTCGCCCACCGCGGGCGTACGGTCCGTCGCCGAAATCCAATCCGGCCGCGCCTCGTGGTTCACGAAGAGATCCTCTTCGCGGATGCGCCGAATGCTGTTGCCGATCGCCATTCCACTTCCTCCGTGTTCGTGCGATGGTGCGGGCGTGTGGCCCGCGGGCTCACTTGTGGCGGTACGTGATCCGGCCCCGGGTCAGGTCGTACGGGGACAGCGAAACCGTGACGCGGTCGCCCACCATCACGCGGATCTTGAACTTGGTCATCTTCCCCGCCCCGTAGGCCAGAACGATGTGCCCGTTCTCCAGCACGACCCGGTACTTGCGGTCCGGGAGCACTTCCGTCACCTGCCCCTCTACGACGATTCCCTCTTCCTTG
This genomic stretch from Longimicrobium sp. harbors:
- the infA gene encoding translation initiation factor IF-1 encodes the protein KEEGIVVEGQVTEVLPDRKYRVVLENGHIVLAYGAGKMTKFKIRVMVGDRVTVSLSPYDLTRGRITYRHK